ccatgatgttcagtagtttgtccatagacctctcttctgccaccgtcaccagagagtccagcttcacgccgaccacagagccggcccacctgatcagtttgtccagcctggatgtgtcctccttagatgtgctgccccccccagcacaccacagtgtaaaacaggacactggcaaccacagactgatagaacatccacaggagtttcctgcagatgctaaaggaccgcagcctcctcaggaagtacagcctgctctgtcccttcctgtacaagtggttggtgttgcaagtcctgtccagccacagcccgaggtgcttgtaggaatccacagcctccacctcgactccctcgatcagaactggttgggaccttggtctggacctccagaccaatCTGCTTATCGgctaaaaaaaaacccccacatctACAGATAtctctatttattttcaagaatcttcacacgcactaagcgaatgataaaggtagaaaaggagaaattagtTATACCTGAGAAATCCACCATTTCGCACATGAATTTCTTTCAGTGGCGACCAACTTGAGACCAAAAAAACACTTTTacagccaatgattcgctttaacttacgacagaagttaaaaccacaaaccttttccaagtacacacaaattcgggtagaaaaggtaaaaacggctattgtagaaatggattgcttcgcatcaccagtcaaactcttatggttgtcaaggaatgtcaggttagcttgcccaccacgggcttgttgctatggggaaaattgacacgtgaccaattcctgcaaatggcctattaggGGAAAGGAAGGTATTGCGCCCCAAACTTTTTTAAAACGATGGTAGAAAGAATGTCTGGGCGGCGCAATCAGGttcagggtttgagcccagcaaccaactggagcctttctgtgtagagtccgTATGTTCTCCTCatacctgcatgggtttgctcccacagtccaaagacatgcagattagttcagTTGGCTCCtctaaacaggcggcacggtggtgtagtgattcgcactgtctcctcacagcaagaacgttctgggttcgagcccagcggctgacgagggcctttctgtgtggagtttgcatgttgttctccgggtgctccggtttcccctacagtccaaagacatgcagattaggccatttggtggctctaaattgaccgtaggtgtgaatggttgtttgtatgtgtcggccctgtgatgacttgtccagggtgtaccccgcctcgcccatagtcagctgggataggctccagcttgcctgcgaccctgtagaacaggataagcagctacagataatggatggatggctactctatggccctgtccacacggcaacggattcaggtgaatctgataaaattgtttatcgtttcggcctggcatccacacggcactggcgttttggggcacccaaaacgatatttttttgagaacaggttcctggcgccgttgcgaagtcgtctggatgagtagaacagatttgtttacgatgacgtcacaaccacatgactagaacaagcagcactctcgcgcgcatcattcgcaacaacagcaacaatgttttgtatgaaccactgcattgcgttCACTTTTGTATaaggcttttcttttaaataaacaagtaactgaaccatttcttgaatttctttttttttattggataagactgcttttcaaaatgttcacacaataaaaaaagttatataaattatataaaaatgcttttcaaaatgttctcacacaataagaaaattaagttatataaaactatgcacactaataaaactaatttgtacacacagaaggcacgatttcctcgcgtagtcgcagccatcttcttcttgtgtgcttgttcctgtgagtgcttcacgccgggtagaagaaggggtttatgtgcatgcgtcctacttcttctattgttctggtgtctccgatgggaccgtcttacagcgcacgtagaggtgtggcatgtgtattgcatcgttttcagcaagtgttgccatatgtacctgatattttactgatccgttgcccatgtggacgcgatttttctttttaaaaacctgctaaaaaaaaaatctcgttgtcgtgtggttgTAGCCTAAATTacctgtaggtgtgtatgtgtacccatcaccagatgagggtttgggtccttctggtgtgctataatcatcCAAGGGAATCCATAGAAGCTGGTTGAACCTCAAATATGAGGATGGCAACAGAAAGACAGCTAAAGAGTGCAACATTATTAACAGTGTAATAGAACCAAAACACAAATTAACTGGCATCAAATCCAGTGATAAAGTGCAACAGTTTTTCAACAATTATTTTTTTGGGCATATTCCCCACAGGTGAGGGGCAACAAGCCCCCAGCAGAAGAGTCCAACTTTCAGTttctagagcggtggctacaattatcgacaccttaacgatcttttggccattggaaaaagtagaaaagactttcaatatgtaaattgtgtatgaataattactcagacttcaactggggggaaaaaaaaagttgattcctgattatttggcgcatcagatcacgtgactccgttccacaattatcaacatccagattttatttaaaaaaaagtcagtggtatgtggtattaagtttttattaaattttttttttacgtttttcctcggtgcttacataaatgagTAGTAatgatgtttaacctgtcaaagtCTTTCTTCCACTTTTTATCCACTTTCGAAGTGTTTTCGTCGATCACAATTTAATCAtccattgtttgtattaatttctagttttgtagtttaccaataaatgttaaCAGGCGATTGGCATTGTaaccgtaggattcagagggaggcgtcccgcacgcgacgtcaccaaaatcaatgtttcccgggaaatccaaatgccaagttttttcagaggcggaccaattcgcctcaaatggcttgatttcaactgagtttttctggtattgcgcaaaatgtgacagatatttgaccaaagtttaatataaaataggagaattacactgatcttgctcctgaatttacccgtgatatgcactttaaattcaAACATGTTTTTGATGAGGCGGGGCCTAATTCTCTCCCCTTTCCGCTAATACCACAAAAGTTTTTCTATTAGTAAAAATACACAGGGGATTATCAAGAAAtggtctgaatttcttgaccaactCGGAAAAATTGCAGCTGATCGCTTCGGCAGCGtaagtgaagaatgagaaatgatgaaaggaaatgctgttcctaaaagcactaaagatgctacgaagtttggtcaaaGTATTCACAGGTAAAGTggaatttattttatcgatttcaaaacaaagtatttcatgCAAGTCGGcagagataagtgacaagtccacGCCACACCGCGCCTTTATTACATCTGCATGCCATgtttgaaaggtttttttttaagtcacctgtgtatttatactacaaATAATTATCCACTTCAGGctctgtgaataataacctcaacttcgtctcATTATTCACCTCGCCTTGGGTGAATAATTAAATAACAGCATATCGTAAAGTGTTTAATTGGCACAAAGATTTACCTACAGTTTTTCATTATGAATGACTGGTAAGTGTAAAAGCACCTCCCATCACACCTTGGACCTAAAATAGAGGTGTGGTTTTTGCTAACAGGAACAGTCAGTCATATGAAGCTCCCAGGACAAAGGCCAGATGACGATCCTGTGCACGCCTCGATCCTAGAACCATAATTGACTTTACCAATATacactgttccaaattattatgcaaatcatattttcagattttcctaaattatctatttcagagattctcaaactgtggtacgcgtaccactagtggtacgcgggctccattctagtggtacgccaaagaatcacttaattaaatataaataaaatttaaaaaataaaataaaacgtgaaatactatccataatatccgaatggacgaAAATATCCTATCAACCGataacaagaaaatgaaaggagatacaaattaagtcaataattttaaaaagtttgcaagtgcttctgggtagccatacgtagcgtacgtacgcattcccaccggttccgctgacagacggttatccgccattggtagaccaggctgtgatgggaaaaggtggaggtggctttgctaattatgacgagtacgacaaaattactgtcgtggcttaaatccgcgaatgggagcgtggatcaggagagagggagaactgaagaggacgtgtgtgagccgagcgtggatgctaacgacagtggcaaaaccagccccagaactgctagcaaacggcagaaaccagtgaggaggaagtatgatgaaaaatatataaacctgggattcatttggagcgggacagaggagctgcccaggccgcagtgtgttgtatgcgaggacgttctgagcaatgagtccatgaaaccatcgcatctcaaacggcatcttacaaccaaacacacagcactaaaggacaaaccaatggatttttttttttttttacgaaaacgtgatgaactgaagcattccacctttctgtcctatggtacacccgtagccaaagcacaggaagcttcatatcgtgccagcctcctgatcgccagagccggtaagccgcacacaatcggggaactgctgtgtttgccattagccagagagatgacacgtatcatgtgtggagagaaagctgccagagagttaaacttggtgccgctttcaaatgacaccatgtcaaggagaataaatgacatggctgacgatgttaaaaagacactgattgagcgcattaagaacagtagatattttaccatacagcttgatgagactacagatgttgcagatttggccaatttatttgattcattattgaagtacagtgttttattttcctatatttaaacagtgttactgttcaaagtactgtgtgtaatgttacagtggccaacaatattaaatatacttgttaaataaaacctccgccttgtttttaatgaatacttaggcctactatgctactgtattttaatgttggtcattatggtggtacttggagagccaagtattttctgaggtggtacttggtgaaaaaagtttgagaaccactgatctatTTTAATGGCAGTCATCATGATTTTCCAGTCATCAACCATTAgagtacaattcaaatgtttttgaacgaacctcccaatgataacagtaaatttttaagaaataaaaacCACAAATGCACCCAAAAtgcatgttccaaattattatgcacaaTTGAGTTTCCAAACATTTTGTCATAAAGAACAAAAAATGGTCATGTGTGAAATTAGAAACATTAGCCGGTCATGACTAACTGAAATCAAACACTATTTAAATCAAAACATTATCACAAGTGAAGTCACATCTGAACATAGGACCCCTTGTTGAAAAGGACCTTCTCAAGTCTTCCATCCATTGAATGTCAGTTTTTGGACAGTATCTGCTGGAACTGCCTTGCATGAGGACAGAATAGCCTCCCGGAGCTGCTGTTGAGATGTGAACTGCCTCCCACCATCATAAACACTTCTTCTCTTGATGATGCTCCAAAGgttctcaatagggttgaggtcaggggaggATGGGGGCCACACCATAAGTTTGTCTCCTTTGATGCCCATTGCAGCCAGAGATGCAGATGTATTCTTTGCAGCATGACATAGTGCATTGTCATGCATGAAAATGTTTCGAAAAGCACGATTCTTCCTTTTGAACCATGGCAGGAAGTGTTCTCTGAGGAACTCCACATACGTTACGGACGTCATCTTCACACCGTCAGGGATCCTAAAAGGGCCGACAATCTCTCTCCCcatgattccagcccaaaacatcactCCACCACCTCCTTGTTGGCGCCGTAGCCTTGTTTGCATGGGGTGGCTGTCAACCAACCACCCACCCACCACTCCATCCATCGGTGAACAGAACAGTTTTGAAGTCAGTCTTCATGTATTGCCTGGCCCACTGGAGCCGTTTCTGCTTGCGTCCAATGGATAGGGGAGGTCGAAACGCACCGCTGCAAACCCCTGGAGGACCCTGCATCTTGTTGGAGGCACCAGCAGCTTCAAAAACGTGTCTGCTGCTATGACAGGGCATTTTTACAGCTGCTCTTTTGATCCAACGTATTTGCCTGTAGGAAAGAGTCCTGGATTTTCCATTATCGGCACGCACACGTGTGTGCTCTGAATCAGCTACATACTTCTTGATGGTGCAATGAAGTCTCTTGGCAATTTTGATTGTTGCCATGCCTTGACCCAAACATTCAACtatttgctgcttttcagcagccGACAGGTCCTTTTTCTTGCCCGTTTTGGTTGAAAATGGTAGCCTGCTTAATAATGTGGGACAACCTTCTTTAGTAGTTTCCCCTTTAATTGGACTCGCCTGCCAAACTAATTAGCACAGGTGTCTTAATTGGTTTCGGTGATGTACAGAGCCCTGATACACATTACCATTCATGAGTTTAACTGACAAACAAAAAATATCTGACCTTACCACTCTTAAACACttgttgcataataatttggaacacagtGTAGAGTAGTATTTACTGTAACACCGAACCCACTGACGGCATGTGATTTTAGATTGAACGGTAACAGGAATGTTCCCATCGACAGTCATTATTGCATTTGTCTGTACTTTTCAGTGCGTCTTGGCCACGTACGCCAGCATCGCCGCCATTCTCCTGTTCTTCAAACTGAAGCCCAAGAAGCAGAAGGCTGTGACGGCAAGCTAATGTTATAAAAGGTAGACTGCTGGTTCTTGCCTGCGAATCAGATTTGACCAGGCTCTTGTTTTAAACACTAAGATCGACCCATAatggcagcttttttttttctttctctcccttcccttcccttcctccCTCCCCTTTTACAGGTTGTGTGACTTTGCTGTACAGGATGAAGATTCAGTAGCTGGTTGTCTTCAGTCAAATaatgttaaaaataaaacttgTACCAAAACAATACATAATGTTTTATTTACATAATTATAAAAGACTGTACAGTTCAGGAGGCTTGGGCTACAGTCCTGTATGGCAGTGATGTGTAAAGTAATGAACTTTAAGTCTCAGCGTCCATGTAGAACTGATAGAAATGCACACATGGTTAGGTCTGTAAGAATCTCCGCTTTAATACCCGATTAAGAAAGGCGGTGCAGTCGAGCGACCCTTTGAGCTGTTCAGGCTGGATTGCGATCACTGGGAGATGTACGCGCCGGCGGCCAGGAGCAGGTTGCGTCTGGTGAAGTGGACGTGGATGACGGCGGTGGATTTGGTCAGGTACGTCCCGAGTGATAACTCCTGAGAGTTGTCGGGTAAGTGAATGTGACCAGTGGCTGCTGTGAAATCGTCCGTTTCCACGTCGTCGACGGCTTTGGTGACGTCCCACAGCCGGACCGTGTTGTCCATGGAGCCTGCAGTGAGGAGAATATCGCTGGCTCAGATGTTATGCAGATATGAAACCCACGTTTGCTTCTTCGTTATATAAATGACTAGGTCTGGGACTAATTTAGTAACAACACAACCACTTTTTTCCAGTTTAAAACACTCGAATTACAAAGCATTATGTATGATTTCGGTTAAATTATCAGTTGAAACTTGAATGTTTGTTGCAGAATCTCTGAAATTAGTATTTAATCTTATCAGTTGCAGGATCCAGGGGTACAAGATGTATCCTAtgtcagagcctaatctaggaatttgaaaataggggacagatccctcaccagttgtagaaacaggggacagaaaatattaacacgggtaaaaatatccctcatttgttccagttagtggggacagaaaaataagtaatacattggtagatattttcaagagtacatctataaacagaagttttattaatctttacttaGAATATCATTAAGATAATAGTAAATTGACctttcaacaagaaaaattaaattactaaaaaaaaaaaaaagcagcaatcatgtagaatgtgtaagattaccaggactacaaaagtgcagagaacctcacagcacaacatgaaattaccttaaaatataatataaatgcctcagctttcaagtaagaaaaaaaaaaaaaaaactattaatactagtaccagggatgtgatttggggctggtgaaattatctgaaaattttagccgggggtctgggggccacaggcccccagctggtccaggccagtgccctggtggggggggacaagggagggcgaagctcctgggttctggggttttctgacttaaaaattgtactaaaatggcaagcaaacacttgtcatgattaacaaattcaagccaatttaatggtcaacatgcaactctgagcccctatagtaaattcaatgattcttaactgacaaaaagccaaaacatgaaacctaaaaatgtcattctaaattaaatcatctgcattagaataaatagaaaattgtataaggaaaaacaaaatttatactttcaattactgtagaagttgaacatacctaaatgtgccttttcaaacaaacatgatgcaacataagaattcatccgccattatttattaaactctattgctcctggtagtctcccggtttgcttcttatgtatggcaacttctaatatttgattaagttactgcacaccccgtttagacagggtaacaggactgacacaaaaaaattagtcatgcatagactacttaccaaaactgaatttttaagtaaatattctcagattcagttcattccgccatccatataaaaggtgagaatatgtagatccttggcaacaaataatttcaataatagcttttgggagcatttatttttatgtgattaatcacggtaacagaactgacaaacctctgggacaggtacaaaaattaacgAAAAATCGAAAAAtatcttttcttaatggcattttcaatttgtgacatcatatgtccattgtagtttccacagtcttgtcgttgaacatgaaaaagtttcaattccacctttgtctaacattaagaatcatgtctggGGAAAAAAGTCTCTCTTCAGTAgaacagccatttttgctcattttcgaccctaaaatttgctacaaaatgcacatttatgaaccaaagtagtcaaattttgaaatgcaaggtagaactgataatgttttatcatatgagaccataaaaaggttttagaaatctcaaaatgtaaacaaaacacgtccggacaaaaaaaaaaaaaaaacgttttctgtgaaattgactcgtATACAGAACTGCACAGTGtccactcacttgaggattttcatatgcaagaataaaaatcactttcactaaacagcattcacaaaaaatgtgtttgcaattaattgggatccactgtttttatcatttcaaccacgcatcagaccctcggccaattgaaaatgtctttcatgcacttttctccctcatgagaattttgaaaagttggcaagtatgtattatttgcactaacattttaatgttgaataaacaaatcaaaattgtgtataattaccttacatccacgctgtgggaaaagttttgagtgaaaattaaaactaacttggagtgaaaaaggtgaaatgatctgtgatgaagttggcagagactctgaggtaaagtgagaggaggcagGAGGGGGGAGGagtcaagcatcactgccgcctcacagactcactttcccgggttaaactcccaccgctccccctctctctacaccactcccccgctctcgagcttttgttttgttttcactgagtaaccattttgatttgtaaactagagccgtgatttaaactgctgtttcttcggacgtaactaaaacaaactgaaataaaaaccgccccttcttttctcctcagaaggtttagcctccgatgctaaccttttcgccacagctttcatagcgtgcgcatgcgcatccaggaagcaacagatggcgTGAGGCCCCAttgccacggcaaccttcgtcactctgtcgcacgtgcagtgacaccatcaccactcacaggcttattatggggaaagaaatgagctgggttgttttttcttcttccccatgtttatttactttaaaaacacacaccaaactgatgatcaggtgcatctttacgctcgatcacggaggctgccatctttcaactctttgtttgaagcgagctcacgtacagctatctaacaagcgcgttcattggttgttacagaccgatgggccaatcacgtacctcgtttcatctcaatgacggaattactgaaagtcggaacgaataggatatgaatgcggatttttgagcgaaaaatcggaatttttttttttaaattttgaggtgaaaaaagcggaattccgcaaaTTCGCGGAAAAAGTCACATCCctgtagtactgtgtgcaggcagtctctcctgaagactaaattaaacaataattataaactaataaatggctcaggcttcatagaagaaaaaaaaaaaaacaattaacagaatctcacagtatgatgctgaagctgcctaaacaatggaaaataaaataccattttggcaaaaatgttggcatccattaatttttaagtaaaaaaaaaataaagtgcacacagtccttcactgtaaacacaacacacttcagtaacagaatttaagcctattcatgcagtgttgccagatactgctgacgttttgcagcctaaatgtgttcaaaacctgccaaaatgc
The DNA window shown above is from Neoarius graeffei isolate fNeoGra1 chromosome 18, fNeoGra1.pri, whole genome shotgun sequence and carries:
- the atp5md gene encoding ATP synthase membrane subunit DAPIT, mitochondrial translates to MAAHDAGAQHQYTGIAKYFNSYTITGRRNCVLATYASIAAILLFFKLKPKKQKAVTAS